One Clostridium estertheticum DNA segment encodes these proteins:
- a CDS encoding MFS transporter: MNKLQSSSHRKIPLLDKIGYGSGNFSAGISGQVIGTYLVFYCTAILNIPGSLVGLAVSLSIIWDAITDPLMGYFSDMTKSKLFGRRHQYILIGGIGLGISNYLLWNINSGLSDYLKFAIIFFLILVIKTFSTIYVTPYTALGAELSNDYNERTSIQGIKTIFFLLGLAFVSVFGMFVFFRSTPEFPSGQLNPGSYSSMGIFSSILIIIFALICFYSTKKYIPILSGHAVKGTGNAKLKTLLSAFKEIFLNKSFRHVAFAFMFTNIASALVANTGLHVFTYTFSLSSQQIALIVGIQLFVSILSQPIWALAAKKLDKKPSMILGIILCIISSLLFLILVVMKQHIMGNGFYFIPFAVLAGFGTGGLFTLPFSMIADVIDLDELNTGKRSEGSYYGCLTLFYKLSQSITLLLIGFVLDLVKFDANLPHQTESTVIILGLMLSIGSGLSFIAALVSISGYNLNRSSVENIQKKIAEKLNS; this comes from the coding sequence TTGAATAAGCTTCAAAGCAGCAGCCATAGAAAAATCCCTCTTTTAGATAAAATAGGCTATGGGTCCGGAAACTTCAGTGCAGGTATTTCTGGCCAAGTTATAGGAACCTATTTAGTGTTTTATTGTACAGCTATTCTTAATATCCCTGGTAGCCTTGTTGGTTTAGCTGTAAGCCTAAGCATAATTTGGGATGCCATCACTGATCCTTTAATGGGATACTTTTCAGACATGACTAAATCTAAACTTTTCGGAAGGCGACATCAATATATACTTATAGGGGGTATAGGCCTAGGTATATCTAATTACCTTTTATGGAATATAAACTCAGGATTATCGGATTATTTAAAGTTTGCTATTATATTCTTTCTAATACTAGTAATCAAAACCTTCAGCACAATCTATGTAACTCCTTATACTGCTCTTGGTGCTGAATTATCTAATGATTACAATGAACGAACTAGCATTCAAGGGATTAAAACTATTTTCTTTCTTCTTGGACTTGCCTTTGTATCAGTTTTTGGAATGTTTGTTTTTTTTCGTTCTACTCCAGAGTTTCCTTCTGGGCAACTAAATCCTGGTTCCTATAGTTCTATGGGGATTTTTTCCTCAATTCTAATTATTATTTTTGCCCTTATTTGTTTTTACTCTACGAAGAAATATATTCCTATCCTAAGTGGGCATGCTGTAAAGGGAACAGGCAATGCAAAACTAAAAACTCTGCTGTCAGCCTTTAAGGAAATTTTTCTTAACAAAAGCTTTAGACATGTGGCTTTTGCATTTATGTTTACAAATATAGCTTCAGCACTGGTTGCAAATACAGGATTACATGTGTTTACCTACACATTTTCACTAAGTAGCCAGCAGATTGCCCTTATCGTTGGAATACAGCTTTTTGTTTCCATATTATCTCAGCCTATATGGGCCCTAGCAGCTAAAAAATTAGATAAGAAGCCTTCAATGATTTTAGGTATTATACTTTGCATTATAAGTAGCTTACTTTTTCTTATACTAGTGGTTATGAAGCAACATATAATGGGTAATGGATTTTACTTCATTCCATTTGCAGTACTTGCAGGCTTTGGTACAGGAGGATTGTTTACGCTACCTTTTTCAATGATTGCAGATGTCATTGATTTAGATGAACTTAATACTGGAAAAAGGTCTGAAGGGAGCTATTACGGTTGTCTAACATTGTTTTATAAACTCTCTCAATCTATAACCTTGCTACTTATAGGTTTTGTATTAGATTTAGTTAAATTCGATGCCAATTTGCCCCATCAAACTGAAAGCACCGTAATTATTCTTGGCTTAATGCTAAGCATAGGCTCAGGTTTAAGCTTTATAGCAGCACTTGTAAGCATCTCAGGCTATAATCTTAATAGATCCAGCGTTGAGAATATTCAAAAGAAGATTGCTGAAAAGTTGAATTCTTAA
- a CDS encoding nitroreductase family protein yields the protein MKKDFYTAVADRRSFYAISKEKVTTDEVIKEVIQQAVKNTPSPFNAQSARVVLLLEKHHDKLWDITKETLRKIVPADQFGATEDKINSFRNGYGTVLFFEDASVIESLQSQFALYADNFPVWSQQSSGMHQFVIWTALEMEGFGASLQHYNVLIEDDVKKEWNIPSNWKLIAQMPFGKPTAQPDEKQFQPLEDRIVVFK from the coding sequence ATGAAAAAAGATTTTTACACTGCTGTAGCAGACAGACGTTCATTTTATGCAATTAGCAAAGAAAAGGTAACAACAGACGAGGTAATAAAAGAAGTTATTCAGCAAGCCGTAAAGAATACACCATCACCATTTAATGCTCAAAGTGCAAGAGTAGTTTTACTCTTAGAAAAACATCACGATAAATTATGGGATATTACAAAAGAAACTTTAAGGAAGATAGTTCCTGCTGACCAGTTCGGAGCTACTGAGGATAAAATAAATTCATTCCGTAATGGATATGGAACAGTTTTATTCTTTGAAGATGCTAGTGTAATTGAATCTCTTCAAAGTCAATTTGCTCTTTACGCAGACAATTTCCCAGTTTGGTCTCAGCAATCAAGTGGAATGCATCAATTCGTTATATGGACTGCCTTAGAAATGGAGGGTTTTGGTGCATCATTACAACACTATAACGTACTCATTGAGGACGATGTAAAAAAAGAATGGAATATTCCAAGTAACTGGAAACTCATTGCACAAATGCCATTTGGAAAACCAACAGCACAGCCTGATGAAAAACAGTTCCAACCATTAGAAGATCGCATTGTGGTATTTAAATAA
- a CDS encoding L,D-transpeptidase family protein — protein sequence MENEVEKPIIGLIKVHKKIVIGIIISLFTLLVIYFGMAIYFNNHFYFGSAINCINVSGKNVEIVNKQMASELQNYVLNLKERGGKNEQIRADEVGLKYNSDGQFKELKDRQNPYKWISVFFNSDASKMIEGVKYDKQLLKERLDTLSCFDSVNIIEPKNPSFKYIDDGYVIVDEVNGNKVNKEILYKHVSDAIINEETTIDMESINCYVKPQYTSTSQKIVDAKNTLNKYVFSKITYTFGTNKELLDGTTINKWLTVDENFKVTFHESEVKNYIDVLSTNYNTIGKSRNFVSSSGKTINVVGGDYGWSINRAKETKDLISIIKEGQTIAKEPAYIQTALAHGNNDIGNTYVEIDLTKQYLWFYKNGSLISKGDIVTGNVSSNHITPGGIYTLKYKQRDAVLRGSGYAAPVTFWMPFNGGIGIHDASWRSEFGGKIYKTDGSHGCINSPYYLAKAIFDNIEVGIPVVCY from the coding sequence ATGGAAAATGAAGTAGAAAAGCCAATAATAGGGCTAATAAAAGTGCACAAGAAAATTGTTATAGGTATTATAATTTCTCTTTTTACTTTACTTGTTATATATTTTGGTATGGCAATATATTTCAATAATCATTTTTATTTTGGCTCTGCAATAAATTGCATTAATGTTTCAGGCAAAAATGTGGAAATAGTAAATAAGCAAATGGCGTCAGAGCTTCAGAATTATGTGTTAAATCTAAAAGAACGGGGCGGTAAAAACGAACAAATTAGAGCCGATGAAGTTGGTTTAAAATATAATTCAGATGGGCAATTTAAGGAATTAAAGGATAGACAGAATCCTTATAAATGGATTTCAGTATTTTTTAATTCGGATGCTTCTAAAATGATAGAAGGAGTTAAATATGATAAGCAATTATTAAAAGAACGATTAGACACGCTCTCTTGTTTTGATAGCGTTAATATAATTGAGCCTAAGAATCCTAGCTTTAAGTATATAGATGATGGATATGTGATTGTAGATGAAGTTAATGGAAACAAGGTTAATAAAGAAATTTTATACAAGCATGTATCAGATGCAATAATTAATGAGGAAACTACAATAGATATGGAGTCAATTAATTGCTATGTTAAACCACAATATACTTCAACTTCTCAAAAAATTGTTGACGCCAAAAACACACTTAACAAATATGTATTTTCAAAGATTACCTATACTTTTGGAACAAACAAAGAACTTTTAGATGGTACTACAATAAATAAGTGGCTTACAGTTGATGAGAATTTTAAAGTAACATTTCATGAGAGTGAAGTCAAAAATTATATAGACGTACTTTCTACCAATTATAATACAATTGGTAAGAGTAGAAATTTTGTTTCATCATCAGGAAAGACAATAAATGTAGTTGGTGGTGATTATGGCTGGTCCATTAATAGAGCTAAAGAAACGAAAGATTTAATTTCGATTATAAAAGAAGGGCAAACTATAGCAAAAGAACCGGCATATATTCAAACTGCCTTAGCTCATGGCAACAATGATATTGGGAATACCTATGTAGAAATAGATCTTACAAAACAGTACTTATGGTTTTATAAAAATGGCTCGCTAATATCAAAAGGAGATATTGTTACAGGCAATGTAAGCTCTAATCATATAACACCAGGAGGTATTTATACATTAAAATACAAACAAAGAGATGCTGTCCTTAGAGGATCAGGTTATGCTGCTCCTGTTACCTTTTGGATGCCCTTTAATGGAGGCATAGGAATTCATGATGCAAGCTGGCGAAGTGAGTTTGGAGGAAAGATATATAAGACAGATGGTTCCCATGGTTGTATAAATTCACCATACTATTTAGCAAAAGCAATATTCGATAATATTGAGGTAGGCATTCCAGTTGTTTGTTATTAA
- a CDS encoding MarR family winged helix-turn-helix transcriptional regulator, producing MDKEKNTYGELVDLNLKALIALSRCTQNVHKREYKTIKEGGLTVSQFAVLEILYHKGDLKVCEIIDKILSTGGNMTVVIDNLVKVNLVMRCTDPKDRRVNLISITEEGKSLMSDIFPKHLENINEIFSYLTSDEKKNLISLLKKLSGV from the coding sequence ATTAGTAGATTTAAATTTAAAGGCATTAATAGCATTAAGTAGATGTACTCAAAATGTTCATAAAAGAGAATATAAAACTATTAAAGAGGGAGGGTTAACAGTTTCTCAGTTTGCAGTACTTGAGATTTTATATCATAAAGGAGATTTAAAGGTCTGCGAAATAATAGATAAAATTCTTTCCACTGGTGGAAACATGACTGTTGTTATAGATAATTTAGTTAAGGTAAATCTCGTTATGAGATGTACTGATCCAAAGGATAGACGAGTTAATTTGATAAGTATTACTGAAGAAGGGAAAAGCCTCATGAGTGATATATTCCCAAAACATTTAGAAAATATAAATGAAATCTTTAGTTACTTAACATCAGATGAAAAGAAAAATTTAATAAGTTTACTCAAAAAATTATCAGGTGTATAA
- a CDS encoding pirin family protein, which translates to MLRKIESEKMGWSDLGWLKSKFHFSFAQYYNPNNMGFGVLRVINDDLVNPHTGFDTHPHRDMEIISYVIEGELTHGDSMGNKGTLKRGDIQYMSAGTGVYHSEHNLGENTARFLQIWILPDKNGHKPNYGEYRFEWNERKNKWLNMVSSNQGNASIKVNQDVNIFALQLDENNEIDYSVKADRQAYLVQIEGRSNINGITLNERDSLEIVEEDIKIKAEVLSHFIVVEMRKSED; encoded by the coding sequence ATGTTAAGAAAAATAGAGAGTGAAAAAATGGGATGGAGTGATCTTGGATGGCTAAAAAGCAAATTTCATTTTTCATTTGCGCAGTATTATAACCCAAATAACATGGGATTTGGAGTATTAAGGGTAATAAATGATGATTTAGTTAATCCTCATACAGGATTTGATACCCACCCTCATCGAGATATGGAGATTATATCCTATGTTATTGAAGGAGAATTAACCCATGGTGATAGTATGGGAAATAAAGGTACATTAAAACGTGGTGATATTCAATACATGAGCGCTGGTACAGGTGTTTATCACAGTGAGCATAATTTAGGAGAAAATACAGCAAGATTCCTTCAAATATGGATACTTCCTGATAAAAATGGACATAAACCAAATTACGGTGAATATAGATTTGAATGGAATGAAAGAAAAAATAAATGGCTCAATATGGTATCAAGTAATCAAGGCAATGCAAGTATAAAAGTTAATCAGGATGTAAATATATTTGCATTGCAATTAGATGAAAATAATGAAATAGATTATTCAGTTAAAGCAGATAGGCAAGCGTATTTAGTTCAAATAGAAGGAAGATCAAATATTAATGGAATTACTCTAAATGAAAGAGATTCATTAGAAATCGTTGAAGAAGATATAAAAATAAAGGCAGAGGTACTTTCACACTTTATTGTTGTAGAGATGAGAAAGTCAGAAGATTAA